One window of the Camelina sativa cultivar DH55 chromosome 1, Cs, whole genome shotgun sequence genome contains the following:
- the LOC104785821 gene encoding uncharacterized protein LOC104785821: MVNLDLSLYRAKVLARNFRYKDAEKILEKCIAYWPEDGRPYMALGKILSKQSKLAEGFSMTLNHMLAIPLMFILLPPMYTHSTYWLWVAGFYLLAKVEEAADKPIYSWTHHIISGHSLKHLYAAMVPVFLTLVLVKKPFKLRYILIYI, from the exons ATGGTGAATTTGGACTTATCTTTGTACAGAGCAAAGGTTCTGGCTAGGAATTTCAGATACAAAGACGCTGAGAAGATACTGGAGAAG TGCATAGCTTACTGGCCGGAGGATGGGAGACCATACATGGCATTGGGGAAGATACTAAGCAAACAATCCAAGTTAGCGGAAGGTTTTTCGATGACCTTAAACCATATGCTTGCCATTCCCTTGATGTTTATTCTATTACCTCCAATGTATACACATTCTACATATTGGCTTTGGGTTGCAG GATTTTACCTCTTAGCCAAGGTGGAAGAAGCTGCTGATAAGCCTATATATAGCTGGACTCATCATATTATTAGTGGCCATTCTCTGAAACATTTGTACGCTGCTATGGTCCCTGTCTTCCTTACCCTTGTGCTTGTAAAAAAACCGTTCAAACTGAGGTacattctcatatatatatga